GAAATGTTGATAGTGAttgattgtatttttgttggtaGCATTTAATGCTGCTAAAATTGTTATGACAAATTATGTATAAATGTATTATGAAAGGAATTTCACATTTAAAATAAGGTTAAAAAGGAAAATCTCATACAATTTTTCACAAAATGGTTGAAGCTTGAACAATTACAACACAATCATTTTGGGGTGTTAAAATTGTATGAGAATTTGGGCCACCCAATTGTTGTTTGGTGCACCACCAACATTAATGCTGGTGaaaaattgtgcaccaaaccAGCATTTTATATTCATTGAGGATAAAATATTAGTCATATTTTTGGGTCtcaaaacattatttttattttcactatTAAATACTTACTGACACGTGGTGGGTCCTGAGCCCTATAATGTAGAAAAAGGCCAACACGTGTCACATTATTTGTCAATTAAAATTACCTGACGAACATGTCGAAAATCATCCAATGCTTTGCCGGAGAAGAGATGGACGGACGTGATCTTCCTCAACATACGCCATCGAGGGCCATACGGCGCAAACACCATGTCCTGGTAATTATAAGCGATGTATTTGCCACCGGAGTTGGGTGGCCGGCTAGAGAAATTGGCATCATGGGTCTTCAAGAATTGGGCCGCCACGGACGCCGATGCAGCCACCACCACATCGCCAAATCCCATCTTGAGGTGCATAAGAGGCCCATAAGTCTTCGCCAAGCCCGCCATGGCCTGGTGTGGCTTTGGGCCCAAATGCGGGAGGTTACCGACAATGGGCCATGGTCTTGGGCCCGGAGGGAGGCGGTGTTTGGTacggttgagcaattttaagaGGCAATAGATGAGAATGGCTAATATGGACGAGTAGAGAATGAGAGGAGACATGGTTTTTGAAGAGGGTGGATATTGAAAGTGAGACCGAGTGATTTTTAGGTATTAGTCTCCAAGTGATTTTTGGGCTTCATTGACTTGGATACATGTGTTGGAAGGGTGGACGTGATGTTGAGTTTTCCCTAGGTTCTATGCTTCAACCACATCACGAGCTACCACGATGATTTACGATTTATGGTGCTTTTCAACTCTATATAGATCTCTATTAAAATTATCGTGTGCTAAAAATACCGCGGTAAGAAACCACAAGCGTCAAGCAATAATCTGCCTGTGGTATAAGAGCACTCACAACAGTATCTATAAATATTAAAGGCAAATATATCATTCATGTCCTTCAATTATTAAGCTTTTATCGATTTTATCCTTAAAGTATGAACTCAATCATTTATCCTTGAACTATCAAATATTTTATCGTTTATGTCCCGAGTCATATTTTCCATGGGTTCTATGCTTCTACCACGTCACCAGCTACCACGatgatttataatttatgatttATGGTGCTTTTCAAcgttatagagatctcaattgAAATTATTGCGTGCTAAATATATCGCGGTCAGAAACCACAAGCGTCAGGCAATAACCTGCCCGTGGTATAAGAGAATTCACAACAACATCTATGAATATCAAGTACAGATCTGTATGTAAAATAAGATTTAGATTTGCATGAAAGGGTATATTTAATAGGTATTATCACGTAAGGATTTAAAGTAAggatcactttttgagggtgTGGATGAGTGAGATGACATGTGAGACCCATTACTTTTGGGGCCAGCATGTTTCAAATTAATGGtgaaaataattgtttttaaaTCCGACCCGAACATTGACCCAAATAAAGGATCGGGTCACTGCTTCAACCAATTGGTCATTGGTTGAATCGCAagttcaattaaaaaataaaaaatatattattgacaATTTGGTTGGTTTTTTCGAGATTTCAATAAGTTCTcattaacatatttttttacgATAACAGACCAATCGATTCAAACGGTCGGTCAATTTGATCCAATCGATTAATTTAGACAGCCCTGGTTACAAGTAATTCGAATACCACAAAGCTGGGGAgggacaaattcaatcattgtGATGGAACTGGACCAATACCAACACCTCGCACTCGTCCATGTCGCTCCCTCCGGCCCAAAAACCCTAGCGCACACATCATTAACTGATCCCCATCCAATGATCTGATCATTTGTTGATACTGCATTTTCTGGATTTTGTGACAACTTGTCTTGAAGCTTTTCCTttgatagacaaaaaaaaaaaaaaagaggtgaaGTATAAACAATTTACAGCAGCATGTATAAGACCATTACTGCTTTAGTTCTTACCATTTTTCTCTTGAAGTGATTCATTGACCAAGCTTCCATCTTAAATACATCTtgttcaaataaaaaaagagattgAATAAGTTGTGCAACTCAGAGGTCCAACGGTAGAGTTACAGGAGTCTTAATGCACACGGGAATGTTTACATTTTTTACAAGCAAACATATGACTCAATGGTAAAGTTGCAATGGTGTAACTTAGAGGTCATATGTGTCAATTTATGAAAACAATTTTTCCACAAATTATGTGGGGTAATAGGTTAAATGTTGAAGGTTCATCCTTTTTAATAGGTCGAGTTTATAAAAAGAATGATATTTCACATTGAACGACATATTCTAGTTCTTGCTTCAAATCTCATCTCTCACCTAATTCAAAGTAAGATGAGAATGTGGAATTTTCCAAATCCCACCCCCAAAAAACAGGATGGGATCccactcaaattttttttttcttcctcttcaagGAGTAATAACATATTAATACGTTAATGATCTGTATTAAAATCAAGATTTGTGAAAAGGGTGGCATGGAAGTGGGACGGGATTGGGGTGGGACTTGTAACGGTCCCTCTGAGAATGTGGCTCATTTAAGATCTAATAGCACATGCTCCCAAAAGGGCCAAAACCACAACTTTAGCTCCACTCTAATTAATCCACACTTACTAGGTTGATTAggtatgaaaagaaaaattgacATCTCAAGTTTCCTTTTTGATTAATGGAGAACTCAAGTTATTCTTTTATGGAGATGCAGaagtaaataaatatatatagtccCTCCTGGACACctgcaaacaaaaaaacatttgaCAAGCCGACACCAAAGCAGAGAAAGCAAAGGCTACCTACAGGCTACATCCCCCATTATCAGTTTATCAATTATTACTGCTCTTACatgtaatataaaattataatttttaaccCATTTATGACAAAACCTTTCTACTATTAAGTATTCTCTCTTCCCCTCCTTTCATCAATACCACctcctcctttctctctctctcacaaactGCTGCAACACCTTCTTTTGAGCATTTTATAGTCTTATTAAATCTGATCTACacccattttcttttttatagttttattcatGGCTGCTTTTGTAGTTTTGTTGCTGGTCTTAGCCATGGCTGGCCATTCAAGTAAGTTCCTGCATTTTATTTCTCCTCCTTCCATCTCATTGTTGCAACTTTACTCTTTAGTGTCATAGTACTAAAGCAAGAAACTTTTTTTGTAATTGAAATAAAATCATGAGCTTTTACCTTTCCTTGTTACTTGATTTTCTTGGGTTTGTctaattttgcttctttttttgtgtttttcttttgggtgtttgaaatttgaatgtgGTAGGTGGCACATGGTGTGTGTGCAAGAATGGAGTTGGGGACTCAGTCCTTCAGAAAACATTGGACTATGCTTGTGGAGCTGGGGCTGACTGTAACCCTACCCATCAAAATGGCCCTTGTTACAACCCCAACACTGTTAAGGGACATTGTGATTATGCTGTGAACAGCTATTTCCAGAAGAAAGGGCAGGCCCAAGGATCCTGTGATTTTGGTGGTGCTGCTATGATTTCCACATCTGACCCCAGTAAGCCCCTCCCGTCAAAGAATCCACCAGATATTGAATCTGTAAAAATGTAGGAAGCAAATTGAGTACTCACTCTCTTtttactttgttttggattgtgATTTACAGGCACTCAAGGCTGTTCTTACCCTTCTAGTGCTAGGTATGGTGTTCTTCCATTTTCATCCTCTTCTTGTTTagctgattttttttccctcttgttAATCAATTCAAGGTAGTCAGGTCTGAGTTCTGACACTTCACATTGGTAGTGATGAGATTCTGGGCAGATCCTGTGTCCTTTTAGACATTCTAGGAAATGTCACAATTGCACATGATTACCACAAGCAGAATGGGGTTTTAACACTATTTAATTGAGATTAGAATGGGGTTTTTAACTTTATATAATTGAGATTAGGATCTTTGTTCATATTCACCAtgtaaaaaggaaaaagaaaaaccttgattttttttttggaaaaaagatagaaaaataCAAGCAAAATTAACTTGAAAATTACTGAAGATCAGGGATTCG
This DNA window, taken from Tripterygium wilfordii isolate XIE 37 chromosome 20, ASM1340144v1, whole genome shotgun sequence, encodes the following:
- the LOC119986639 gene encoding PLASMODESMATA CALLOSE-BINDING PROTEIN 3-like, with the protein product MAAFVVLLLVLAMAGHSSGTWCVCKNGVGDSVLQKTLDYACGAGADCNPTHQNGPCYNPNTVKGHCDYAVNSYFQKKGQAQGSCDFGGAAMISTSDPSTQGCSYPSSASAVTTGTTSPVTTTTPGTSTTTPFGATPSSGGVLGGVGTNTGLGPSGVGINTDESHGGLKLEYSTLFSSSLTILFPGLMLLWG